A portion of the Pagrus major chromosome 8, Pma_NU_1.0 genome contains these proteins:
- the frmd4a gene encoding FERM domain-containing protein 4A isoform X2 → MHSLQCCQNQHCGVLPAYWITGTVNFHEESGGGERWKNSSDFFIPFHVKMTEGRRCQVHLLDDRKLELLVQPKLMAKDLLDLVASHFNLKEKEYFGIAYTDETGHFSWLQLDRRVLEHEFPKKSGPIVLYFCVRFYIESISYLKDNATIELFFLNAKSIIYKELIEVDSDVVFELASYILQEAKGDFTSNDATRSDLKKLPALPTQALKEHPSLAYCEDRVVEHYKKLNGQSRGQAIVNYMSIVESLPTYGVHYYAVKDKQGIPWWLGLSYKGIFQYDHQDKVKPRKVFQWRQLENLYFREKKFSVEVHDPRRASVTRRTFGHSGIAVHTWYACPALIKSIWAMAISQHQFYLDRKQSKSKIHAARSLSEIAIDLTETGTLKTSKLANMGSKGKIISGSSGSLLSSGSQESDSSQTAKKDMLAALRARQDALEETLRQRLEELKNICIREAELTGKLPKEYPLDPGEEPPTVRRKIGTAFKLDEQKILPKGEEEELERLEREFAIQSQITEAARRLASDPHVSSKKLKKQRKTSYLNALKKLQEIENSINEYRVRSGKKPTQRASLIIEEANIGSEDSSLSDALVLDDDDPQVTGTPTFSPVASPHKGLPPRPPSHSRPPPPQSLDGLRHLHYTRSDYDKSPIKPKMWSESSLDEPYEKVKKRSSHSSHRRFPSSGSAEAGGSNSLQSSPIRSLPHWNSQSSMPSTPDLRTRTPHYVHSTRSVDISPTRLHSLAQHFRNRSSSLESQGKLLASDPDAHPHTLGTLGSPEFFLGPGRSSNGSDPLDDCSSCTSQSSSEHYYPSGGPPGSNPNYSTLGEDSPSKARQRQRQRHRSAGHLGSSNSGSMPNLAAKNGSIGGSGGGGMGGGHHGVYLHSQSQPSSQYRIKEYPLYVEGSPNPVVVRSLESDQEGHYSVKAQFKTSSSYTAGGLYKEAWGGEEGGEGSGRLTPSRSQIVRTPSLGREGGGGGGGGRAAVSEELRCWYQRSSGSLKERSHSGSTSSETGSQQGTLGHGRGSRVGTLAKGSPAASPHSQRSMTPSSEHAATPTPPCSPQHILNWQSGSFSDSCFLSSPLCSELADVQWYGHDKAKPGTLV, encoded by the exons GGGCCATTTTAGCTGGCTGCAGCTGGACCGCAGGGTATTAGAACATGAGTTCCCCAAGAAGTCTGGTCCCATTGTCCTCTACTTCTGTGTCAG GTTCTACATAGAAAGTATATCCTACCTGAAGGACAATGCCACTATCGAGCTGTTTTTCCTTAATGCCAAGTCCATCATCTACAAG GAGCTTATTGAAGTGGACAGTGACGTTGTCTTTGAACTGGCTTCCTATATTCTACAA GAGGCTAAAGGTGATTTCACTAG TAATGATGCAACCAGGTCTGACCTAAAAAAGCTGCCTGCACTGCCCACCCAGGCCCTAAAGGAGCACCCATCTCTGGCCTACTG TGAAGATCGAGTCGTAGAGCATTACAAGAAGCTCAATGGGCAGTCCAGAGGGCAAGCTATTGTAAA TTATATGAGCATTGTAGAGTCCCTGCCCACATATGGAGTACATTACTACGCCGTAAAG gACAAGCAGGGGATCCCATGGTGGTTGGGTCTGAGCTATAAAGGCATCTTTCAGTATGACCACCAGGACAAAGTCAAACCCAGGAAG GTGTTCCAATGGCGTCAGTTGGAGAATCTCtacttcagagagaagaagtTTTCAGTAGAAGTTCATGACCCCAGGAG GGCGTCGGTGACACGAAGGACGTTTGGTCACAGTGGCATCGCTGTGCACACGTGGTACGCCTGTCCTGCCCTCATCAAGTCCATCTGGGCCATGGCCATCAGCCAACACCAGTTCTACCTGGACCGCAAGCAGAGCAAG TCTAAGATCCATGCAGCACGGAGTCTGAGTGAGATCGCTATAGACCTTACTGAAACAGGAACTCTGAAGACCTCCAAACTGGCCAACATGGGCAGCAAGGGCAAAATTATAAGCGGCAGCAGTGGCAGTCTGCTCTCCTCAG GTTCTCAGGAATCGGACAGCTCCCAGACAGCTAAGAAGGACATGCTGGCAGCATTGAGGGCCCGGCAGGATGCACTGGAGGAAACACTAAGACAGAGACTAGAGGAACTCAAGAACATCTGCATCAGAGAGGCG GAACTGACAGGAAAGCTTCCAAAGGAATATCCTCTGGATCCAGGAGAGGAGCCACCCACAGTGAGACGGAAGATCGGGACTGCCTTCAAACTGGACGAGCAGAAAATTCTTCCTAAGGGAGAG GAAGAGGAACTGGAGCGTTTGGAGCGGGAATTTGCCATTCAGTCCCAGATTACAGAGGCAGCCAGGCGTCTTGCCAGCGATCCTCATGTGAGCAGTAAGAAGCtgaagaaacagaggaagacTTCTTATCTGAACGCACTGAAGAAGCTCCAGGAAATTGAGAACTCTATCAATGAGTACCGGGTCCGCTCTGGCAAGAAGCCCACGCAGAGAGCGTCACTTATCATAGAAG AGGCCAATATTGGTTCTGAAGACAGTTCATTGTCCGACGCACTGGTCTTAGATGATG ATGATCCTCAAGTCACAGGTACCCCTACCTTCTCTCCAGTAGCATCGCCTCACAAAGGCCTCCCTCCTCGACCACCATCTCACAGTCGGCCCCCTCCACCACAGTCTCTGGATGGCCTTCGACACCTGCACTACACGCGCTCTGACTACGATAAATCACCCATCAAACCCAAGATGTGGAGTGAATCGTCACTGGATGAGCCTTATGAAAAAGTCAAGAAACGCTCCTCTCACTCCAG TCACAGGCGTTTCCCAAGCTCTGGCAGTGCAGAAGCAGGGGGTAGTAACTCTCTGCAGAGCAGCCCCATCAGGAGCCTCCCTCACTGGAATTCACAGTCCAGCATGCCCTCGACCCCGGACCTGAGGACCAGGACCCCACACTATGTACATTCCACTAG GTCAGTGGACATCAGTCCAACACGTCTGCACAGTCTCGCTCAGCACTTTAGGAACCGCAGCTCAAGCCTTGAGTCCCAGGGCAAACTGTTGGCATCCGACCCTGACGCACACCCGCACACCCTGGGCACACTGGGCAGCCCTGAATTCTTCCTGGGCCCAGGACGCAGCTCCAATGGCTCTGATCCATTGGACGACTGCTCATCATGCACCAGCCAGAGCAGCTCGGAGCATTACTACCCCTCTGGTGGACCCCCCGGCAGCAACCCCAATTACTCTACTCTGGGAGAGGACTCACCCTCCAAAGccaggcagaggcagaggcaaaGGCACAG GTCTGCAGGTCACCTGGGTTCCTCTAACTCTGGCTCCATGCCAAACCTGGCAGCTAAGAACGGCTCCATTGGAGGCTCAGGTGGAGGTGGGATGGGAGGGGGACACCATGGAGTCTACCTCCACAGCCAGAGCCAGCCCTCCTCTCAGTACCGCATCAAGGAGTACCCGCTTTACGTGGAGGGCAGCCCCAACCCAGTTGTGGTGCGCAGCCTGGAGAGCGACCAGGAGGGCCACTACAGCGTGAAGGCCCAATTCAAGACCTCCAGCTCCTACACGGCCGGGGGACTGTACAAAGAGGCCTGggggggagaggaaggaggagaggggagcgGCCGACTCACGCCGTCGCGCTCTCAAATAGTACGGACTCCGTCATTGGGGCGAGAGGGTGGTGGAGgcggaggaggggggagggcaGCAGTGTCTGAAGAGCTGAGGTGCTGGTACCAGAGGTCCTCAGGGAGCCTGAAAGAGAGGAGTCACTCGGGGTCTACTTCCTCCGAGACAGGGTCACAGCAAGGCACCCTGGGACATGGTCGAGGGAGCAGAGTAGGAACACTTGCCAAGGGCTCACCGG CTGCATCCCCTCACAGCCAGAGGAGTATGACGCCCTCCAGCGAACACGCAGCCACACCCACACCCCCCTGTAGCCCACAGCACATCCTCAACTGGCAGAGCGG GTCTTTCAGTGACAGCTGTTTTCTCAGCAGCCCCCTGTGCTCAGAGCTGGCAGATGTGCAGTGGTACGGACATGACAAGGCCAAACCTGGAACCCTGGTCTGA
- the frmd4a gene encoding FERM domain-containing protein 4A isoform X5 yields the protein MVVQGAVTPGRTRRLMLKLPVGTLRRNSGERMTEGRRCQVHLLDDRKLELLVQPKLMAKDLLDLVASHFNLKEKEYFGIAYTDETGHFSWLQLDRRVLEHEFPKKSGPIVLYFCVRFYIESISYLKDNATIELFFLNAKSIIYKELIEVDSDVVFELASYILQEAKGDFTSNDATRSDLKKLPALPTQALKEHPSLAYCEDRVVEHYKKLNGQSRGQAIVNYMSIVESLPTYGVHYYAVKDKQGIPWWLGLSYKGIFQYDHQDKVKPRKVFQWRQLENLYFREKKFSVEVHDPRRASVTRRTFGHSGIAVHTWYACPALIKSIWAMAISQHQFYLDRKQSKSKIHAARSLSEIAIDLTETGTLKTSKLANMGSKGKIISGSSGSLLSSGSQESDSSQTAKKDMLAALRARQDALEETLRQRLEELKNICIREAELTGKLPKEYPLDPGEEPPTVRRKIGTAFKLDEQKILPKGEEEELERLEREFAIQSQITEAARRLASDPHVSSKKLKKQRKTSYLNALKKLQEIENSINEYRVRSGKKPTQRASLIIEEANIGSEDSSLSDALVLDDDDPQVTGTPTFSPVASPHKGLPPRPPSHSRPPPPQSLDGLRHLHYTRSDYDKSPIKPKMWSESSLDEPYEKVKKRSSHSSHRRFPSSGSAEAGGSNSLQSSPIRSLPHWNSQSSMPSTPDLRTRTPHYVHSTRSVDISPTRLHSLAQHFRNRSSSLESQGKLLASDPDAHPHTLGTLGSPEFFLGPGRSSNGSDPLDDCSSCTSQSSSEHYYPSGGPPGSNPNYSTLGEDSPSKARQRQRQRHRSAGHLGSSNSGSMPNLAAKNGSIGGSGGGGMGGGHHGVYLHSQSQPSSQYRIKEYPLYVEGSPNPVVVRSLESDQEGHYSVKAQFKTSSSYTAGGLYKEAWGGEEGGEGSGRLTPSRSQIVRTPSLGREGGGGGGGGRAAVSEELRCWYQRSSGSLKERSHSGSTSSETGSQQGTLGHGRGSRVGTLAKGSPAASPHSQRSMTPSSEHAATPTPPCSPQHILNWQSGSFSDSCFLSSPLCSELADVQWYGHDKAKPGTLV from the exons GGGCCATTTTAGCTGGCTGCAGCTGGACCGCAGGGTATTAGAACATGAGTTCCCCAAGAAGTCTGGTCCCATTGTCCTCTACTTCTGTGTCAG GTTCTACATAGAAAGTATATCCTACCTGAAGGACAATGCCACTATCGAGCTGTTTTTCCTTAATGCCAAGTCCATCATCTACAAG GAGCTTATTGAAGTGGACAGTGACGTTGTCTTTGAACTGGCTTCCTATATTCTACAA GAGGCTAAAGGTGATTTCACTAG TAATGATGCAACCAGGTCTGACCTAAAAAAGCTGCCTGCACTGCCCACCCAGGCCCTAAAGGAGCACCCATCTCTGGCCTACTG TGAAGATCGAGTCGTAGAGCATTACAAGAAGCTCAATGGGCAGTCCAGAGGGCAAGCTATTGTAAA TTATATGAGCATTGTAGAGTCCCTGCCCACATATGGAGTACATTACTACGCCGTAAAG gACAAGCAGGGGATCCCATGGTGGTTGGGTCTGAGCTATAAAGGCATCTTTCAGTATGACCACCAGGACAAAGTCAAACCCAGGAAG GTGTTCCAATGGCGTCAGTTGGAGAATCTCtacttcagagagaagaagtTTTCAGTAGAAGTTCATGACCCCAGGAG GGCGTCGGTGACACGAAGGACGTTTGGTCACAGTGGCATCGCTGTGCACACGTGGTACGCCTGTCCTGCCCTCATCAAGTCCATCTGGGCCATGGCCATCAGCCAACACCAGTTCTACCTGGACCGCAAGCAGAGCAAG TCTAAGATCCATGCAGCACGGAGTCTGAGTGAGATCGCTATAGACCTTACTGAAACAGGAACTCTGAAGACCTCCAAACTGGCCAACATGGGCAGCAAGGGCAAAATTATAAGCGGCAGCAGTGGCAGTCTGCTCTCCTCAG GTTCTCAGGAATCGGACAGCTCCCAGACAGCTAAGAAGGACATGCTGGCAGCATTGAGGGCCCGGCAGGATGCACTGGAGGAAACACTAAGACAGAGACTAGAGGAACTCAAGAACATCTGCATCAGAGAGGCG GAACTGACAGGAAAGCTTCCAAAGGAATATCCTCTGGATCCAGGAGAGGAGCCACCCACAGTGAGACGGAAGATCGGGACTGCCTTCAAACTGGACGAGCAGAAAATTCTTCCTAAGGGAGAG GAAGAGGAACTGGAGCGTTTGGAGCGGGAATTTGCCATTCAGTCCCAGATTACAGAGGCAGCCAGGCGTCTTGCCAGCGATCCTCATGTGAGCAGTAAGAAGCtgaagaaacagaggaagacTTCTTATCTGAACGCACTGAAGAAGCTCCAGGAAATTGAGAACTCTATCAATGAGTACCGGGTCCGCTCTGGCAAGAAGCCCACGCAGAGAGCGTCACTTATCATAGAAG AGGCCAATATTGGTTCTGAAGACAGTTCATTGTCCGACGCACTGGTCTTAGATGATG ATGATCCTCAAGTCACAGGTACCCCTACCTTCTCTCCAGTAGCATCGCCTCACAAAGGCCTCCCTCCTCGACCACCATCTCACAGTCGGCCCCCTCCACCACAGTCTCTGGATGGCCTTCGACACCTGCACTACACGCGCTCTGACTACGATAAATCACCCATCAAACCCAAGATGTGGAGTGAATCGTCACTGGATGAGCCTTATGAAAAAGTCAAGAAACGCTCCTCTCACTCCAG TCACAGGCGTTTCCCAAGCTCTGGCAGTGCAGAAGCAGGGGGTAGTAACTCTCTGCAGAGCAGCCCCATCAGGAGCCTCCCTCACTGGAATTCACAGTCCAGCATGCCCTCGACCCCGGACCTGAGGACCAGGACCCCACACTATGTACATTCCACTAG GTCAGTGGACATCAGTCCAACACGTCTGCACAGTCTCGCTCAGCACTTTAGGAACCGCAGCTCAAGCCTTGAGTCCCAGGGCAAACTGTTGGCATCCGACCCTGACGCACACCCGCACACCCTGGGCACACTGGGCAGCCCTGAATTCTTCCTGGGCCCAGGACGCAGCTCCAATGGCTCTGATCCATTGGACGACTGCTCATCATGCACCAGCCAGAGCAGCTCGGAGCATTACTACCCCTCTGGTGGACCCCCCGGCAGCAACCCCAATTACTCTACTCTGGGAGAGGACTCACCCTCCAAAGccaggcagaggcagaggcaaaGGCACAG GTCTGCAGGTCACCTGGGTTCCTCTAACTCTGGCTCCATGCCAAACCTGGCAGCTAAGAACGGCTCCATTGGAGGCTCAGGTGGAGGTGGGATGGGAGGGGGACACCATGGAGTCTACCTCCACAGCCAGAGCCAGCCCTCCTCTCAGTACCGCATCAAGGAGTACCCGCTTTACGTGGAGGGCAGCCCCAACCCAGTTGTGGTGCGCAGCCTGGAGAGCGACCAGGAGGGCCACTACAGCGTGAAGGCCCAATTCAAGACCTCCAGCTCCTACACGGCCGGGGGACTGTACAAAGAGGCCTGggggggagaggaaggaggagaggggagcgGCCGACTCACGCCGTCGCGCTCTCAAATAGTACGGACTCCGTCATTGGGGCGAGAGGGTGGTGGAGgcggaggaggggggagggcaGCAGTGTCTGAAGAGCTGAGGTGCTGGTACCAGAGGTCCTCAGGGAGCCTGAAAGAGAGGAGTCACTCGGGGTCTACTTCCTCCGAGACAGGGTCACAGCAAGGCACCCTGGGACATGGTCGAGGGAGCAGAGTAGGAACACTTGCCAAGGGCTCACCGG CTGCATCCCCTCACAGCCAGAGGAGTATGACGCCCTCCAGCGAACACGCAGCCACACCCACACCCCCCTGTAGCCCACAGCACATCCTCAACTGGCAGAGCGG GTCTTTCAGTGACAGCTGTTTTCTCAGCAGCCCCCTGTGCTCAGAGCTGGCAGATGTGCAGTGGTACGGACATGACAAGGCCAAACCTGGAACCCTGGTCTGA
- the frmd4a gene encoding FERM domain-containing protein 4A isoform X1, with amino-acid sequence MHSLQCCQNQHCGVLPAYWITGTVNFHEESGGGERWKNSSDFFIPFHVKMTEGRRCQVHLLDDRKLELLVQPKLMAKDLLDLVASHFNLKEKEYFGIAYTDETGHFSWLQLDRRVLEHEFPKKSGPIVLYFCVRFYIESISYLKDNATIELFFLNAKSIIYKELIEVDSDVVFELASYILQEAKGDFTSNDATRSDLKKLPALPTQALKEHPSLAYCEDRVVEHYKKLNGQSRGQAIVNYMSIVESLPTYGVHYYAVKDKQGIPWWLGLSYKGIFQYDHQDKVKPRKVFQWRQLENLYFREKKFSVEVHDPRSRASVTRRTFGHSGIAVHTWYACPALIKSIWAMAISQHQFYLDRKQSKSKIHAARSLSEIAIDLTETGTLKTSKLANMGSKGKIISGSSGSLLSSGSQESDSSQTAKKDMLAALRARQDALEETLRQRLEELKNICIREAELTGKLPKEYPLDPGEEPPTVRRKIGTAFKLDEQKILPKGEEEELERLEREFAIQSQITEAARRLASDPHVSSKKLKKQRKTSYLNALKKLQEIENSINEYRVRSGKKPTQRASLIIEEANIGSEDSSLSDALVLDDDDPQVTGTPTFSPVASPHKGLPPRPPSHSRPPPPQSLDGLRHLHYTRSDYDKSPIKPKMWSESSLDEPYEKVKKRSSHSSHRRFPSSGSAEAGGSNSLQSSPIRSLPHWNSQSSMPSTPDLRTRTPHYVHSTRSVDISPTRLHSLAQHFRNRSSSLESQGKLLASDPDAHPHTLGTLGSPEFFLGPGRSSNGSDPLDDCSSCTSQSSSEHYYPSGGPPGSNPNYSTLGEDSPSKARQRQRQRHRSAGHLGSSNSGSMPNLAAKNGSIGGSGGGGMGGGHHGVYLHSQSQPSSQYRIKEYPLYVEGSPNPVVVRSLESDQEGHYSVKAQFKTSSSYTAGGLYKEAWGGEEGGEGSGRLTPSRSQIVRTPSLGREGGGGGGGGRAAVSEELRCWYQRSSGSLKERSHSGSTSSETGSQQGTLGHGRGSRVGTLAKGSPAASPHSQRSMTPSSEHAATPTPPCSPQHILNWQSGSFSDSCFLSSPLCSELADVQWYGHDKAKPGTLV; translated from the exons GGGCCATTTTAGCTGGCTGCAGCTGGACCGCAGGGTATTAGAACATGAGTTCCCCAAGAAGTCTGGTCCCATTGTCCTCTACTTCTGTGTCAG GTTCTACATAGAAAGTATATCCTACCTGAAGGACAATGCCACTATCGAGCTGTTTTTCCTTAATGCCAAGTCCATCATCTACAAG GAGCTTATTGAAGTGGACAGTGACGTTGTCTTTGAACTGGCTTCCTATATTCTACAA GAGGCTAAAGGTGATTTCACTAG TAATGATGCAACCAGGTCTGACCTAAAAAAGCTGCCTGCACTGCCCACCCAGGCCCTAAAGGAGCACCCATCTCTGGCCTACTG TGAAGATCGAGTCGTAGAGCATTACAAGAAGCTCAATGGGCAGTCCAGAGGGCAAGCTATTGTAAA TTATATGAGCATTGTAGAGTCCCTGCCCACATATGGAGTACATTACTACGCCGTAAAG gACAAGCAGGGGATCCCATGGTGGTTGGGTCTGAGCTATAAAGGCATCTTTCAGTATGACCACCAGGACAAAGTCAAACCCAGGAAG GTGTTCCAATGGCGTCAGTTGGAGAATCTCtacttcagagagaagaagtTTTCAGTAGAAGTTCATGACCCCAGGAG TAGGGCGTCGGTGACACGAAGGACGTTTGGTCACAGTGGCATCGCTGTGCACACGTGGTACGCCTGTCCTGCCCTCATCAAGTCCATCTGGGCCATGGCCATCAGCCAACACCAGTTCTACCTGGACCGCAAGCAGAGCAAG TCTAAGATCCATGCAGCACGGAGTCTGAGTGAGATCGCTATAGACCTTACTGAAACAGGAACTCTGAAGACCTCCAAACTGGCCAACATGGGCAGCAAGGGCAAAATTATAAGCGGCAGCAGTGGCAGTCTGCTCTCCTCAG GTTCTCAGGAATCGGACAGCTCCCAGACAGCTAAGAAGGACATGCTGGCAGCATTGAGGGCCCGGCAGGATGCACTGGAGGAAACACTAAGACAGAGACTAGAGGAACTCAAGAACATCTGCATCAGAGAGGCG GAACTGACAGGAAAGCTTCCAAAGGAATATCCTCTGGATCCAGGAGAGGAGCCACCCACAGTGAGACGGAAGATCGGGACTGCCTTCAAACTGGACGAGCAGAAAATTCTTCCTAAGGGAGAG GAAGAGGAACTGGAGCGTTTGGAGCGGGAATTTGCCATTCAGTCCCAGATTACAGAGGCAGCCAGGCGTCTTGCCAGCGATCCTCATGTGAGCAGTAAGAAGCtgaagaaacagaggaagacTTCTTATCTGAACGCACTGAAGAAGCTCCAGGAAATTGAGAACTCTATCAATGAGTACCGGGTCCGCTCTGGCAAGAAGCCCACGCAGAGAGCGTCACTTATCATAGAAG AGGCCAATATTGGTTCTGAAGACAGTTCATTGTCCGACGCACTGGTCTTAGATGATG ATGATCCTCAAGTCACAGGTACCCCTACCTTCTCTCCAGTAGCATCGCCTCACAAAGGCCTCCCTCCTCGACCACCATCTCACAGTCGGCCCCCTCCACCACAGTCTCTGGATGGCCTTCGACACCTGCACTACACGCGCTCTGACTACGATAAATCACCCATCAAACCCAAGATGTGGAGTGAATCGTCACTGGATGAGCCTTATGAAAAAGTCAAGAAACGCTCCTCTCACTCCAG TCACAGGCGTTTCCCAAGCTCTGGCAGTGCAGAAGCAGGGGGTAGTAACTCTCTGCAGAGCAGCCCCATCAGGAGCCTCCCTCACTGGAATTCACAGTCCAGCATGCCCTCGACCCCGGACCTGAGGACCAGGACCCCACACTATGTACATTCCACTAG GTCAGTGGACATCAGTCCAACACGTCTGCACAGTCTCGCTCAGCACTTTAGGAACCGCAGCTCAAGCCTTGAGTCCCAGGGCAAACTGTTGGCATCCGACCCTGACGCACACCCGCACACCCTGGGCACACTGGGCAGCCCTGAATTCTTCCTGGGCCCAGGACGCAGCTCCAATGGCTCTGATCCATTGGACGACTGCTCATCATGCACCAGCCAGAGCAGCTCGGAGCATTACTACCCCTCTGGTGGACCCCCCGGCAGCAACCCCAATTACTCTACTCTGGGAGAGGACTCACCCTCCAAAGccaggcagaggcagaggcaaaGGCACAG GTCTGCAGGTCACCTGGGTTCCTCTAACTCTGGCTCCATGCCAAACCTGGCAGCTAAGAACGGCTCCATTGGAGGCTCAGGTGGAGGTGGGATGGGAGGGGGACACCATGGAGTCTACCTCCACAGCCAGAGCCAGCCCTCCTCTCAGTACCGCATCAAGGAGTACCCGCTTTACGTGGAGGGCAGCCCCAACCCAGTTGTGGTGCGCAGCCTGGAGAGCGACCAGGAGGGCCACTACAGCGTGAAGGCCCAATTCAAGACCTCCAGCTCCTACACGGCCGGGGGACTGTACAAAGAGGCCTGggggggagaggaaggaggagaggggagcgGCCGACTCACGCCGTCGCGCTCTCAAATAGTACGGACTCCGTCATTGGGGCGAGAGGGTGGTGGAGgcggaggaggggggagggcaGCAGTGTCTGAAGAGCTGAGGTGCTGGTACCAGAGGTCCTCAGGGAGCCTGAAAGAGAGGAGTCACTCGGGGTCTACTTCCTCCGAGACAGGGTCACAGCAAGGCACCCTGGGACATGGTCGAGGGAGCAGAGTAGGAACACTTGCCAAGGGCTCACCGG CTGCATCCCCTCACAGCCAGAGGAGTATGACGCCCTCCAGCGAACACGCAGCCACACCCACACCCCCCTGTAGCCCACAGCACATCCTCAACTGGCAGAGCGG GTCTTTCAGTGACAGCTGTTTTCTCAGCAGCCCCCTGTGCTCAGAGCTGGCAGATGTGCAGTGGTACGGACATGACAAGGCCAAACCTGGAACCCTGGTCTGA